In the Juglans microcarpa x Juglans regia isolate MS1-56 chromosome 6D, Jm3101_v1.0, whole genome shotgun sequence genome, one interval contains:
- the LOC121235235 gene encoding (+)-neomenthol dehydrogenase, with protein sequence MGNKERAKERREKRLQEISLLRTIPYSDHQRWWSSETIVVVTGGNRGIGFEISRQLAVNGLTVILTARDSNVGLEATRVLQEGGLNVFFHQLDVLDPLSVKELSEWLQQNYGGLDILVNNAGVNFNLGYDNSVEYAQNVVETNYFGTKNMIQAMIPLMKPSTSGARIINVSSRLGRLNGRRNRLEDVNLRQQLGDLDSLSIDLIDKTVSTFLQQVEDGTWTSAGWPQTFTDYSVSKLAVNAYTRLMAKLLSDQGHRIYINCYCPGWVKTAMTGYAGNISAEEGADTGVWLALLPDQAITGKFFAERREINF encoded by the exons ATGGGTAACAAAGAACGAGCaaaggagagaagagagaagagattACAGGAGATATCGCTTCTCAGGACCATTCCCTATTCCGATCACCAGag GTGGTGGTCCTCAGAAACCATCGTAGTTGTAACCGGTGGTAATAGAGGAATTGGATTTGAGATTTCAAGGCAGCTTGCAGTGAATGGATTGACAGTTATATTGACAGCAAGAGACAGTAATGTTGGCCTTGAAGCAACCAGGGTTCTACAAGAAGGTGGTCTTAATGTGTTCTTCCATCAACTGGATGTCTTAGATCCTTTATCTGTCAAAGAACTTTCTGAGTGGCTACAGCAAAATTATGGTGGTTTAGATATTCTG GTAAACAATGCTGGTGTTAATTTCAATCTCGGGTATGATAATTCTGTTGAATATGCCCAGAATGTTGTTGAAACCAATTATTTTGGTACCAAAAATATGATTCAAGCCATGATCCCATTAATGAAGCCTTCTACTTCCGGTGCTCGAATTATTAATGTGAGCTCACGGTTAGGCAGACTAAATGGCAGAAGGAAT AGACTTGAAGATGTAAATCTCAGACAACAACTAGGCGATTTGGACTCGCTCTCAATTGACCTGATTGATAAGACCgtatctacttttttacaacaAGTAGAAGACGGCACTTGGACATCAGCTGGCTGGCCTCAAACTTTTACTGACTACTCGGTGTCAAAACTTGCAGTTAATGCTTACACCAGGCTAATGGCAAAGTTACTTTCTGATCAAGGTCACAGAATTTATATCAACTGCTATTGTCCGGGCTGGGTGAAGACTGCCATGACAGGTTATGCTGGTAACATTTCAGCTGAGGAAGGAGCTGATACTggagtatggcttgccttgctTCCTGACCAGGCAATAACTGGGAAATTTTTTGCTGAGAGACGTGAGATAAACTTCTAA
- the LOC121234486 gene encoding uncharacterized protein LOC121234486, which produces MITHAAGSSRHTKDATTKLYAMIELYRANQEPPSTTLTSVNVGSTTADTTTVGSSKQVLSPNVVRGKGRPPSLRRASGMEKDMQKVKAKTKRAPMKGKRKQRDGGDTTVVDTCRRLFGPSEMDTPNVEQVQARETMIGSKKV; this is translated from the exons ATGATTACTCATGCTGCGGGTTCAAGTCGGCATACTAAGGATGCAACTACAAAATTGTATGCAATGATTGAGTTATATCGTGCCAACCAAGAACCCCCATCGACAACCCTAACTAGTGTGAATGTTGGTTCTACGACTGCTGATACAACTACAGTTGGTAGTTCGAAGCAAGTACTAAGTCCGAACGTTGTGAGAGGAAAAGGCAGACCCCCATCTCTGAGGAGAGCATCGGGGATGGAGAAAGACATGCAGAAAGTTAAAGCAAAGACGAAGAGAGCACCAATGAAGGGGAAACGCAAACAA CGAGATGGAGGAGATACAACAGTCGTGGACACTTGCAGGAGGTTATTTGGCCCTTCGGAGATGGATACTCCCAATGTTGAACAAGTCCAGGCCCGAGAAACGATGATTGGTAGCAAGAAAGTGTAA